One stretch of Eretmochelys imbricata isolate rEreImb1 chromosome 1, rEreImb1.hap1, whole genome shotgun sequence DNA includes these proteins:
- the LOC144279841 gene encoding ecto-ADP-ribosyltransferase 5-like isoform X1 has product MKTLRSVVLSLASLWALALLETSQVRCQRSVQLGMAPDSFDDQYTGCTEEMEADIAPRLLEEEKARHPLLGSMWGNLSAVWAIKKKRLSVPKGFTDEHGIAILVYTDSSKPLYWELNKAVREAGVSRDNYMSNFHFKALHYYLTRALQLLGADCGHLSRLQLFRGVRSIRFEPSGAGVFRFGQFTSSSLDVALARSYGNATFFTLRSCFGAHIEAFSAFPSEREVLIPGSEVFNISSFSREGNRSIFLLHSMNRTCSHYNCAYLGGEKSPECVDNMVAGRSVRVSSNISPVFVGGIVLVNIAAQKLFANFKLVLIL; this is encoded by the exons ATGAAGACGTTGAGGTCTGTGGTTCTCTCCTTGGCTTCTCTTTGGGCTCTTGCCTTGCTGGAAACGTCTCAG GTGAGATGCCAGCGCTCTGTGCAGTTGGGAATGGCACCCGACTCTTTTGATGACCAATACACTGGCTGCACTGAAGAAATGGAAGCAGATATTGCTCCTCGCCTGCTAGAGGAGGAAAAAGCCAGACACCCGCTGCTGGGCTCTATGTGGGGAAACCTATCGGCTGTTTGGGCGATTAAGAAGAAAAGGCTTTCTGTGCCCAAGGGCTTTACGGATGAACATGGCATAGCCATCCTGGTCTACACTGATTCCTCTAAGCCACTGTACTGGGAGTTGAACAAGGCAGTGAGAGAGGCTGGGGTCTCCCGGGATAACTACATGAGCAATTTCCACTTCAAAGCTCTTCATTACTATCTGACGAGAGCCCTGCAGCTCTTAGGGGCTGACTGTGGCCACCTGTCCAGACTCCAGCTGTTCCGGGGAGTCCGATCCATCCGCTTCGAGCCCAGCGGGGCAGGTGTGTTCCGGTTCGGACAGTTCACCTCTTCCTCGCTGGATGTGGCTTTAGCTCGGAGTTACGGCAACGCCACGTTCTTCACCCTGCGCTCCTGCTTTGGCGCCCACATCGAGGCGTTCTCCGCCTTCCCTTCAGAGCGAGAAGTGCTGATCCCTGGGAGTGAAGTGTTCAACATCTCCAGCTTCTCCCGGGAGGGGAACCGCAGCATCTTCCTCCTGCACAGCATGAACCGGACCTGCAGCCATTACAACTGCGCCTACCTCGGGG GAGAGAAGTCTCCAGAATGTGTTGACAACATGG TTGCAGGAAGGAGTGTCAGGGTGTCCAGCAACATAAGCCCTGTGTTCGTTGGTGGAATTGTCCTGGTCAACATTGCTGCTCAGAAACTCTTTGCCAATTTCAAACTCGTCttgattttgtaa
- the LOC144279841 gene encoding ecto-ADP-ribosyltransferase 5-like isoform X2 — MKTLRSVVLSLASLWALALLETSQVRCQRSVQLGMAPDSFDDQYTGCTEEMEADIAPRLLEEEKARHPLLGSMWGNLSAVWAIKKKRLSVPKGFTDEHGIAILVYTDSSKPLYWELNKAVREAGVSRDNYMSNFHFKALHYYLTRALQLLGADCGHLSRLQLFRGVRSIRFEPSGAGVFRFGQFTSSSLDVALARSYGNATFFTLRSCFGAHIEAFSAFPSEREVLIPGSEVFNISSFSREGNRSIFLLHSMNRTCSHYNCAYLGGECWPTLEQEQARLGHLGTGIIQSQRKPLNEWLRCDPHLRREVSRMC, encoded by the exons ATGAAGACGTTGAGGTCTGTGGTTCTCTCCTTGGCTTCTCTTTGGGCTCTTGCCTTGCTGGAAACGTCTCAG GTGAGATGCCAGCGCTCTGTGCAGTTGGGAATGGCACCCGACTCTTTTGATGACCAATACACTGGCTGCACTGAAGAAATGGAAGCAGATATTGCTCCTCGCCTGCTAGAGGAGGAAAAAGCCAGACACCCGCTGCTGGGCTCTATGTGGGGAAACCTATCGGCTGTTTGGGCGATTAAGAAGAAAAGGCTTTCTGTGCCCAAGGGCTTTACGGATGAACATGGCATAGCCATCCTGGTCTACACTGATTCCTCTAAGCCACTGTACTGGGAGTTGAACAAGGCAGTGAGAGAGGCTGGGGTCTCCCGGGATAACTACATGAGCAATTTCCACTTCAAAGCTCTTCATTACTATCTGACGAGAGCCCTGCAGCTCTTAGGGGCTGACTGTGGCCACCTGTCCAGACTCCAGCTGTTCCGGGGAGTCCGATCCATCCGCTTCGAGCCCAGCGGGGCAGGTGTGTTCCGGTTCGGACAGTTCACCTCTTCCTCGCTGGATGTGGCTTTAGCTCGGAGTTACGGCAACGCCACGTTCTTCACCCTGCGCTCCTGCTTTGGCGCCCACATCGAGGCGTTCTCCGCCTTCCCTTCAGAGCGAGAAGTGCTGATCCCTGGGAGTGAAGTGTTCAACATCTCCAGCTTCTCCCGGGAGGGGAACCGCAGCATCTTCCTCCTGCACAGCATGAACCGGACCTGCAGCCATTACAACTGCGCCTACCTCGGGGGTGAGTGCTGGCCCACGTTGGAACAGGAGCAAGCCAGGCTCGGCCACCTCGGAACAGGGATAATCCAATCGCAGAGGAAGCCGTTAAATGAGTGGCTCAGATGTGACCCACATCTTAG GAGAGAAGTCTCCAGAATGTGTTGA